One part of the Thermococcus litoralis DSM 5473 genome encodes these proteins:
- a CDS encoding AAA family ATPase: MFVDRRAELKVLHSAYGSLKSGEKVNVAIIGPRRIGKTELLLKFREKAKGVVPYLNLQRIGSLDSFIFAYTRELLYEIANTLGLEIGRSELLTWDDLLILSAKLEVDREVRAIKDGCLETLFEIQESILEKTGQKAVFILDEFQEVLNFKGFLEVMRAVTEKQKNIAYFISGSAVRMMEEILAPKNPFFGQFRRIYLKGLPREDAIELAKTTLERAGIEASRSALELIYKLTQGHPFYVLAVCRRLIEEGFEKIRRKDVHYAFLTELLTEKGDIYMHLEYVFNESLSRAYKGPIHKQILLILAQEEGLRLSEIARRLGKPSGEVSNYLKFLLRTDLIVRQNEKYYFADKLMRFWLAKTYLGITELELRREKYLEELIKELEEKYLRVKRELGLARESVVREKMREVFGIDFKPYRRGDVEFDGVAFSDKIYVLEVKWRNKPATYRDVEEFVKKAKEEFGSAVMFFFSKSGFTEKAKELCKKEGVKMLIPVDLECSAF; encoded by the coding sequence ATGTTTGTTGATAGAAGGGCGGAACTGAAGGTGTTGCACTCTGCCTATGGGTCACTAAAGAGTGGGGAGAAGGTTAATGTTGCTATTATCGGGCCGAGGAGAATTGGAAAGACTGAACTTCTTCTTAAATTCAGAGAGAAAGCCAAGGGAGTTGTTCCATACTTAAACTTACAGCGGATTGGAAGCCTAGACTCATTTATCTTTGCATACACGAGGGAGCTTCTATATGAAATTGCTAATACACTGGGATTGGAGATTGGAAGGAGTGAGCTCTTAACCTGGGATGACCTGCTAATCCTGTCTGCAAAGCTTGAAGTTGATAGGGAAGTTAGAGCAATCAAGGATGGGTGCCTCGAAACTCTCTTTGAAATTCAGGAGTCAATTCTAGAGAAAACAGGACAAAAGGCCGTTTTTATTCTCGATGAATTCCAGGAAGTTCTCAATTTCAAGGGATTCTTGGAGGTAATGCGTGCTGTCACGGAAAAGCAGAAGAACATTGCATACTTCATTTCTGGCTCTGCCGTTAGAATGATGGAAGAAATTTTAGCTCCAAAGAATCCCTTCTTTGGTCAATTCAGGCGAATTTACCTGAAGGGTTTGCCAAGAGAGGATGCAATAGAGCTTGCAAAAACAACCCTAGAAAGGGCAGGAATTGAAGCTTCCCGATCAGCACTTGAACTGATTTATAAACTCACCCAGGGTCATCCCTTTTATGTTCTAGCTGTGTGCAGGCGTTTAATTGAAGAGGGCTTTGAAAAGATTAGACGGAAAGATGTTCACTATGCCTTTCTCACTGAACTATTGACAGAGAAAGGGGACATCTATATGCACCTTGAATATGTTTTCAATGAGTCCCTCTCAAGGGCCTACAAAGGACCAATCCACAAGCAGATTCTTCTTATCCTGGCTCAGGAAGAGGGGTTGAGGCTTTCGGAGATTGCCAGACGTTTGGGCAAGCCCAGTGGCGAGGTGTCAAACTATTTGAAATTCCTTTTGAGGACGGATTTGATTGTAAGGCAGAATGAAAAGTATTACTTTGCCGACAAGCTCATGCGTTTCTGGCTTGCAAAGACCTATCTTGGCATCACCGAGCTGGAGCTCAGGCGGGAGAAGTATTTGGAAGAGCTGATTAAGGAGTTAGAGGAAAAGTACCTCAGGGTGAAGAGGGAGCTTGGACTTGCAAGAGAATCCGTGGTCAGGGAGAAGATGAGAGAGGTGTTCGGCATTGATTTCAAGCCTTATCGGAGGGGTGATGTTGAGTTTGATGGTGTTGCCTTTAGTGATAAGATTTATGTGCTTGAGGTCAAGTGGAGGAATAAACCGGCAACTTACAGGGACGTGGAAGAGTTCGTGAAGAAAGCAAAAGAAGAGTTTGGATCTGCAGTGATGTTCTTCTTCTCGAAGTCAGGCTTTACTGAAAAAGCAAAAGAACTGTGTAAGAAAGAAGGTGTTAAAATGCTAATACCCGTGGATCTGGAGTGTAGCGCGTTCTGA
- a CDS encoding glycosyltransferase family 2 protein produces MPKISVLMPAYNEGENLREAVIETMKELKGLDHEIIIINDGSKDNTLEVAKELSESFRNVRVVSYSRNRGKGYALKKGFEKSNGEIIVFFDADLDIPPSQIKRFLKALQNGYDVVIGSKYLPGARVMYSEKRRLFSIWYRTLVKILLKLDVSDTQVGLKVFRREVLEKAFSKILVKKYAFDVELLTVINMYGYKIYELPIKIEHKSFNSSINYRAIARMFLDTAAIVYRKNILHYYNGDKK; encoded by the coding sequence ATGCCCAAGATATCAGTACTGATGCCCGCTTACAATGAGGGGGAAAACCTTAGAGAGGCAGTTATAGAGACCATGAAAGAGTTGAAAGGATTAGATCATGAAATAATCATAATCAACGATGGATCCAAGGACAATACTCTCGAAGTTGCAAAAGAACTCAGCGAGTCATTTAGGAATGTTAGAGTTGTGAGCTACTCTAGGAACAGAGGAAAAGGGTATGCTTTGAAAAAAGGCTTTGAGAAGAGCAACGGTGAGATAATCGTATTCTTCGATGCAGATTTGGATATTCCCCCTTCTCAAATAAAGAGGTTCCTAAAAGCTCTTCAGAATGGATACGATGTTGTCATAGGCTCAAAATACCTTCCAGGAGCGAGGGTTATGTATTCCGAGAAAAGAAGACTATTCAGTATCTGGTACAGAACACTTGTTAAAATTTTGCTCAAGTTAGATGTTAGTGATACCCAAGTTGGGCTTAAAGTGTTTAGGAGGGAGGTTTTAGAGAAAGCGTTTTCCAAGATTTTGGTCAAAAAGTACGCCTTTGATGTGGAACTTTTGACCGTGATAAACATGTATGGGTACAAGATTTATGAACTGCCAATTAAAATTGAACATAAGAGTTTTAACTCGTCCATAAACTATAGAGCAATAGCGAGGATGTTTTTGGACACTGCAGCAATAGTTTACAGAAAAAACATCTTGCATTACTACAATGGTGATAAAAAATGA
- a CDS encoding oligosaccharide flippase family protein, giving the protein MAEYRKGIEVMSNKGLNILRHEFYRDAFIMMIAVTLSNFFNYLYQLLMGRLLSPQEYGELFSLLSLFYIFSVFSTTINTSITKFTAVYGTRGEYGKIKSILIKGTKVLGLFGIMLFGLIALISPLFSKFLQIEDNSLLLVLFASLPLSMVLPIYQGALRGMQRFLALGLSTSSWAFFKVLFGFSLVALGYGVFGGLFGVFLAHIGAFLLTLVFLRDLFKYKEKGNLEIREILSYSSLAFLAVLAYTTMWNIDVILVKHYLSPLEAGQYSAISVLGKIVLFAPGAIGMVIFPKAAEKHEKGEGHFHVLLKGLGLTLLISGGIVLVYALFPEFIIKIIYGAKYLSVAPYLWRYGLAMMFFSLASVMVNYSLSIGKTDIFLYLLGLLATEIALLSLGSKNIPTIITMLTGVSILGTIVLFIYIWRHR; this is encoded by the coding sequence ATGGCAGAATATAGAAAGGGGATTGAAGTGATGAGCAATAAGGGATTGAACATTCTAAGGCATGAATTCTATAGAGACGCGTTTATCATGATGATTGCAGTTACACTATCTAATTTCTTTAACTACCTCTACCAGCTTCTAATGGGAAGATTGCTCTCTCCTCAAGAATACGGAGAACTTTTCAGCCTATTGTCTTTATTCTATATATTTTCTGTGTTTTCAACAACTATAAACACCTCCATAACTAAATTTACAGCAGTTTACGGAACAAGAGGGGAATACGGAAAGATAAAATCAATCCTAATTAAGGGGACGAAAGTTCTAGGGCTTTTTGGAATTATGCTGTTTGGATTAATAGCTTTGATTTCTCCGCTGTTTTCTAAGTTCTTGCAGATTGAGGACAACAGCCTTTTGTTGGTTTTGTTTGCATCACTTCCCCTCTCAATGGTTCTCCCCATATATCAAGGGGCTTTGAGGGGAATGCAACGCTTCTTAGCATTAGGACTAAGCACTTCTTCCTGGGCGTTCTTTAAGGTGCTCTTTGGATTTTCCCTGGTTGCACTGGGCTACGGAGTTTTCGGAGGTCTCTTTGGAGTCTTTCTGGCACATATTGGAGCATTTCTCTTGACATTAGTATTTCTGAGGGACTTGTTTAAATACAAGGAAAAGGGAAATCTTGAAATTCGGGAGATCCTTTCGTACAGCAGTCTTGCATTCCTTGCAGTTCTTGCCTACACAACAATGTGGAACATTGACGTTATTTTGGTCAAGCACTATCTATCCCCCCTAGAGGCAGGACAGTATTCCGCCATCTCCGTGTTGGGAAAGATTGTCCTCTTCGCTCCAGGGGCAATCGGTATGGTCATATTCCCTAAAGCAGCGGAAAAGCATGAAAAGGGCGAAGGGCACTTTCACGTACTGCTGAAGGGATTAGGCTTGACGCTCTTGATTTCAGGTGGGATAGTTTTAGTCTATGCCCTGTTTCCGGAGTTCATTATCAAAATCATTTATGGGGCAAAATACCTCAGTGTTGCACCTTATTTGTGGAGATACGGGCTGGCGATGATGTTCTTCTCGCTGGCGAGCGTAATGGTTAATTATTCCCTGTCAATAGGCAAGACAGATATTTTTCTTTACCTATTAGGACTACTCGCAACTGAGATAGCTCTGTTATCTCTTGGAAGTAAGAATATTCCTACAATAATAACCATGTTAACTGGCGTGAGTATTTTAGGGACAATCGTGCTGTTTATATATATTTGGAGGCATAGATAA
- a CDS encoding DUF1616 domain-containing protein, which yields MNLRDYWDLITIIALSLLLDFLIAFYPDSLLRKALGLAFVLFFPGYVFITALFPEKKELDNLERLALSFGLSIAIVPLIGLGLNYTPWGIRLIPILVSLTVFNVIFAFIAIYRRANAIEPWIPRISIEKLKEELEWEKASKLDKALTVILIIAIISSVATLGYVITHPKPGEKFTEFYILGPEGKAADYPTELFVGENATVILGIANHEYRNVTYHVEVWLVNLTYNFTTNETVIHNMYLVDYFNVTLPHKPVDIEGNWTPQWETNYTFTINKPGKWQLWFLLFKDERPPLPSPINGDYAQTNATQRILDAIEGKIQALKLNIEVREI from the coding sequence ATGAATCTTAGAGATTACTGGGACCTCATAACGATAATTGCACTCTCACTACTTCTTGACTTCCTCATAGCCTTCTACCCAGATAGTTTGCTTAGGAAAGCCCTTGGCTTAGCCTTCGTGCTCTTCTTTCCGGGCTACGTTTTCATAACAGCTCTCTTCCCCGAAAAGAAGGAACTCGACAACCTCGAGAGGCTGGCTTTAAGCTTTGGACTAAGCATTGCCATCGTGCCGTTAATCGGTTTGGGCCTAAACTACACCCCCTGGGGAATAAGGTTAATTCCAATTCTTGTGAGCTTAACAGTTTTCAACGTAATCTTCGCTTTCATCGCAATATACAGAAGGGCTAATGCTATCGAGCCGTGGATTCCAAGAATAAGCATTGAGAAACTCAAAGAAGAGCTCGAATGGGAGAAGGCAAGCAAACTCGATAAAGCCCTAACGGTAATTTTAATAATAGCGATCATCTCCTCCGTAGCAACCCTTGGCTACGTTATAACCCACCCGAAGCCGGGCGAAAAGTTCACCGAGTTCTACATCCTCGGCCCAGAAGGAAAAGCCGCCGATTACCCAACGGAGCTCTTCGTAGGGGAAAACGCCACCGTAATTCTAGGAATAGCAAACCATGAGTACAGGAATGTAACATACCACGTTGAAGTCTGGCTTGTTAACTTGACCTACAACTTCACGACGAACGAAACCGTTATTCATAACATGTACCTCGTGGATTATTTCAACGTCACTCTGCCCCACAAGCCCGTTGACATAGAGGGCAACTGGACTCCCCAATGGGAGACCAATTACACCTTCACCATTAATAAACCCGGAAAGTGGCAGCTCTGGTTCTTGCTCTTCAAAGACGAAAGACCCCCACTACCGAGCCCGATAAACGGCGATTATGCTCAAACAAACGCCACGCAGAGAATTCTAGATGCCATAGAAGGCAAAATACAGGCTCTAAAGCTCAACATCGAAGTTAGAGAGATTTGA
- a CDS encoding SWIM zinc finger family protein — protein MSLREVRRIFGSRVFERGERYYMEGRVLSAVKIGDVLYAQVRGSKTYSVEFDLRNMNSFCTCPYGRNCKHGVAAFLAYSNGEFFDGDAFLESLKEKSKEEILEILREILKSNPEILPEIKREVDLFSYFEGYLSYEDAVEVGRIIKSGISKDDAWELLEYICRHYYDFGGFYDDYRDFYYGDIVLKPLFEVIEKNISKEDFKRFLELLKLLDVPDDVYRYAYEVLLRNAELFKEDILNAENMSVELRAPLLAKIGEKEKAEALILNSSLSPREKVMLLLEVNPELAEELGLKFSEYHLLIEYFGKRSEYEKVIDLYTASDGVGYLTSYVCEAIEATGRFDVFEEILKKENANIAFLCALELGLKDRIIELFPDAVEKYIAGTLSRQAILDALSLIGDDLKSIIPDIEKIVEFEVAKKNRNAYKFAAELLKLIKKVDAKEYERLVEKLKKRHPRIRALWEILEGTTRCSS, from the coding sequence ATGAGCTTGAGGGAAGTAAGAAGAATTTTTGGGAGCAGGGTATTTGAGAGAGGAGAAAGGTACTACATGGAAGGGAGGGTTTTAAGCGCTGTAAAAATTGGGGACGTACTTTACGCACAGGTTAGGGGAAGCAAGACGTACAGCGTTGAGTTTGACCTCAGGAATATGAACTCCTTTTGCACATGCCCCTATGGGAGAAACTGCAAACATGGTGTGGCGGCATTTCTTGCATACTCCAATGGGGAATTTTTCGATGGTGATGCTTTCCTCGAATCCCTGAAAGAGAAGAGCAAAGAGGAAATCTTGGAAATTTTAAGGGAAATCCTGAAAAGCAATCCGGAAATTCTGCCTGAAATAAAAAGAGAAGTAGACCTCTTCTCTTATTTTGAAGGATATCTCTCCTATGAAGATGCGGTTGAGGTGGGCAGGATAATTAAGAGCGGAATTTCAAAGGACGACGCTTGGGAGCTGCTTGAGTATATATGCAGGCACTACTATGATTTCGGTGGGTTTTACGACGACTATAGGGATTTTTACTATGGAGATATTGTACTGAAACCCTTGTTTGAGGTCATAGAGAAAAACATCAGTAAAGAAGACTTTAAAAGGTTTTTAGAACTCCTTAAGCTTTTAGACGTGCCAGATGATGTCTATAGATACGCCTATGAAGTTCTGCTGAGGAACGCTGAGCTCTTCAAAGAGGATATCTTAAATGCCGAGAACATGAGCGTTGAGCTAAGAGCACCGTTGCTCGCAAAGATTGGAGAGAAAGAAAAGGCCGAGGCGCTTATACTAAACTCCAGCTTAAGTCCGCGGGAGAAAGTAATGCTTCTCCTAGAGGTGAATCCAGAACTTGCGGAGGAACTCGGCTTGAAATTCTCAGAGTATCATTTGCTTATAGAGTACTTTGGCAAAAGGAGTGAATATGAGAAGGTTATAGATCTCTACACGGCGAGCGATGGTGTAGGGTATCTCACAAGCTATGTTTGTGAGGCCATAGAGGCAACGGGCAGATTTGATGTCTTTGAAGAAATATTAAAGAAAGAAAATGCAAACATAGCGTTTTTATGTGCGCTTGAACTGGGTCTTAAGGATAGAATTATCGAGTTATTTCCAGATGCCGTCGAAAAGTACATAGCGGGAACCCTCTCCAGGCAGGCAATTTTGGATGCACTCTCGCTCATTGGGGATGATTTAAAGTCCATAATCCCGGACATTGAAAAGATTGTGGAATTTGAGGTTGCCAAGAAGAACAGAAATGCCTACAAATTTGCAGCAGAGCTCCTAAAGCTTATTAAAAAGGTGGATGCTAAAGAGTACGAACGCTTGGTGGAAAAGCTCAAGAAAAGGCATCCAAGAATAAGAGCACTATGGGAGATATTGGAGGGGACTACTCGCTGTAGTTCTTGA
- a CDS encoding ATP-binding protein, with amino-acid sequence MLKREEIIELISVDNFWGRPQEVGIERDYYLKRLSKLAKAKDFSISIIGVRRSGKTFLTKQFLKKAIDSGLGPEQTLYVNLEDPRFHPYLSLELLDEIYQAYRTFVNRDKFALIVLDEIQNIEDWEKWVRRAMEKENVQIIVTGSTSSLLKSEVSTALTGRSLTLEVFPLSFREFLKFKGIVVENQLDIIKNRAKIERLLIEYLQFGGFPRVVLEEDEFLKREILKELFDGIVMRDVVFRHGFREVNSVKLVAELAINSFSSLKSISSLRNELAGILKRKVSPNFVAEVIEALRESYLLFTIPPFSPKIKDVKKYPKKIYVVDTGLATSVALSFSKNLGRLAENAVAVHLIKKYGENNLFYYKGKREVDFIIKEGLKVTKAIQVTWDLRESYEREVEAILEAMDVFNLGKGLIITANEEGEEAHGNKKVKLIPLWKFLLDLEFAKEF; translated from the coding sequence ATGTTGAAAAGAGAAGAAATTATTGAGCTGATCAGTGTAGATAACTTTTGGGGCAGGCCCCAAGAGGTTGGGATAGAAAGGGATTACTACTTAAAACGGCTTAGCAAACTTGCCAAAGCTAAGGACTTCTCAATATCGATTATTGGAGTTAGAAGATCAGGAAAGACCTTTCTAACAAAGCAGTTTTTGAAAAAAGCCATAGACTCTGGACTTGGCCCCGAACAAACCCTCTACGTAAACCTAGAAGATCCAAGGTTTCATCCTTACCTAAGTTTAGAGCTCTTGGATGAGATCTATCAAGCGTACAGAACGTTTGTCAACAGAGATAAATTTGCGTTGATAGTCCTTGATGAAATCCAAAACATTGAGGACTGGGAAAAATGGGTTCGGAGAGCAATGGAAAAAGAAAACGTCCAAATAATTGTAACTGGATCAACGTCTTCCCTTTTAAAAAGTGAGGTATCAACTGCATTAACCGGACGTTCGCTAACTCTCGAAGTTTTCCCGCTCAGTTTCCGAGAGTTCTTGAAATTCAAAGGGATTGTGGTTGAGAACCAGCTAGACATTATAAAAAACAGAGCTAAAATAGAGAGACTCCTAATAGAGTACCTCCAATTCGGGGGATTTCCAAGAGTAGTTCTGGAAGAGGATGAATTCTTAAAAAGAGAAATACTCAAGGAGCTTTTTGACGGCATCGTAATGAGAGACGTTGTATTCCGGCATGGATTTAGGGAAGTAAATTCAGTCAAACTGGTTGCAGAATTGGCCATAAACTCGTTCTCCTCTCTTAAGAGCATAAGCAGTCTAAGAAATGAACTGGCCGGAATCCTAAAGAGGAAAGTCTCTCCAAATTTTGTTGCGGAGGTAATAGAAGCCCTCAGAGAAAGTTATCTGCTCTTCACAATCCCACCTTTTTCTCCAAAGATAAAAGATGTAAAGAAGTACCCAAAGAAAATTTATGTCGTAGATACAGGATTAGCGACCTCCGTAGCATTAAGTTTCTCCAAAAATCTAGGCAGGTTAGCCGAGAATGCAGTTGCCGTACATCTCATTAAAAAATATGGAGAAAACAACCTGTTCTACTACAAGGGCAAGAGAGAAGTTGATTTCATTATCAAAGAAGGGTTAAAAGTAACAAAAGCAATCCAAGTAACTTGGGATTTAAGAGAAAGCTACGAAAGAGAAGTAGAAGCCATATTGGAGGCAATGGATGTCTTTAATCTTGGCAAAGGCCTTATCATAACTGCAAATGAAGAGGGAGAAGAAGCTCACGGAAACAAAAAGGTAAAACTAATTCCACTCTGGAAGTTTCTTCTGGATTTAGAGTTTGCAAAAGAATTTTAA
- a CDS encoding ATP-binding protein: MKFYDREKELEALEKSFNLTKRRSSLVIITGRRRIGKTRLVREFFSRKNIPHLDFFVSVKEESLLLEDFQEEISEKLGYSPKFENFEDFLSFLFKTQDKIPIFFDEFQNFLKINPSIIHDLQKFWDKYKEEKRFFIVLSGSYIGMMKKVFLLRKSPLYGRSDLYIDLKPLKPNVVFQMLDGLGIKDFEEKIKFYGVFGGVPKYYEYLELFNEKTFFSFLKEMLRFSSILQSEGEALLIEEFGRAHKIYFSILEAIANSRNTLVEIANAISQKPTTITKYLKALEEYFNLISREKPLLEKKSKKSRYIINDYFLNFWFTFIRKNQNLVETENYDALIRKIENGFPNYFGRIFERVVRDILVELNQRGVLEFDEIGPQWGKSRKGSYEIDLVATKGNKALFIEVKWRDDVNGKKVLEDLMEKAELTKWKGEKEFLIIAKSLKKRAPDATCWDLKDLERLMTN, from the coding sequence ATGAAATTCTACGACAGGGAGAAGGAGCTCGAAGCCCTGGAAAAAAGCTTTAACCTCACAAAAAGGAGGTCTTCCCTAGTTATAATTACCGGTAGGCGTAGAATTGGAAAAACAAGACTCGTTAGAGAATTTTTCTCAAGGAAAAATATTCCTCACTTAGACTTTTTTGTATCGGTGAAGGAGGAATCACTCTTACTTGAGGACTTTCAGGAGGAGATAAGCGAAAAACTTGGCTATTCCCCAAAATTTGAGAACTTTGAGGATTTTTTGAGCTTCTTGTTCAAAACCCAAGATAAGATACCAATATTTTTTGATGAGTTTCAGAACTTTCTCAAAATAAACCCCTCCATAATTCACGACCTTCAAAAGTTCTGGGATAAATACAAAGAAGAGAAACGCTTTTTCATTGTGCTTTCTGGGTCTTACATAGGGATGATGAAAAAGGTGTTCCTCCTTAGAAAATCCCCCCTGTATGGTAGGAGCGACCTTTATATAGACCTCAAGCCGTTGAAACCAAACGTTGTTTTTCAAATGCTTGATGGCCTTGGTATAAAGGACTTTGAGGAAAAAATAAAGTTTTATGGAGTTTTTGGTGGCGTGCCCAAGTATTATGAGTATCTTGAACTATTTAACGAAAAGACTTTCTTCAGCTTTCTGAAAGAGATGCTAAGATTTTCCTCTATTCTGCAGAGCGAGGGTGAGGCTTTGCTCATAGAAGAGTTTGGGAGAGCCCACAAGATATATTTCTCTATCTTGGAAGCCATTGCGAACAGTAGAAACACCCTCGTTGAGATAGCAAACGCAATCTCCCAGAAACCCACTACCATAACGAAGTACCTGAAAGCCCTGGAAGAATATTTCAATTTGATTTCAAGAGAAAAACCCCTGCTGGAGAAAAAAAGTAAAAAATCCCGTTATATAATCAACGATTACTTCCTAAACTTCTGGTTTACCTTCATACGAAAGAACCAGAATCTAGTTGAAACAGAGAACTATGATGCCCTAATAAGGAAAATTGAAAATGGCTTCCCCAACTACTTTGGCAGGATATTCGAAAGGGTTGTGAGGGATATTCTCGTTGAACTGAACCAGAGGGGAGTTCTGGAATTCGACGAAATTGGGCCACAATGGGGTAAGAGCAGAAAAGGAAGCTACGAAATTGACCTCGTTGCAACAAAAGGCAACAAAGCTTTGTTTATTGAGGTTAAATGGAGAGATGACGTTAATGGAAAAAAAGTTTTGGAAGATTTAATGGAAAAAGCGGAATTAACAAAATGGAAGGGTGAGAAAGAATTCCTAATAATTGCAAAGAGCCTTAAAAAGAGAGCCCCTGATGCCACATGCTGGGATTTAAAAGATCTGGAAAGATTAATGACCAATTGA
- a CDS encoding STT3 domain-containing protein — MLNSLFKPKRALPLVIGVALILRLIPLRFKYLLGYDPYFHLAYIEEALKAGEWFNFFPFANGPWGFQIKTFHPLGLWITPAYVYKILKIFGVSLYNAFRITPVIFGVLTIAFFYWALLKFYDEKRAFFASLFLAVSYGHIFRSMANYYRGDNYMLFWYTVALVGIAYAFHTSERLGNKRLAFYLVPALASGFTAIFWQAYYPIFVFLLLNGVFLSVGVFILDKKQEILDSALLIISTAFGAFIANFLGSKFGYGMLGYDKPLGNSIAERLGVEFGLIKDSYLLFHIYYLTPVALALVLLFFLLSRFIKDRRMRIAIVGVLGFSAMVFVLVKFSGLREFFGVFEMFEGVPIMETRPTAFSDIWRAFSISFFLIPLFFLRFFTQKLNTKDFFFLGLIIPGLYLLLIWARFVFIGSLAVAFMVGIGLVEAYEFIVPKITTKTAGIVLIILILLPAVSGAFALDNVLNTKPLMNEQWEKALRWLGENSNENDVILAWWDYGTWITYYARRSPVAELAPHADVALYYLGKLDENWAMSLGVDYVVVSYYDFLKFGAVVDTAKMNTNYNIRETYGLVVLPMTSSIGTLVFERGGYRVIAKPGEEWNVLINADGRAITPRGIYVEYKGEIIRPNLTSSNSNAYLYINLNYKYAVLMNEEAFNTTLVKLFIWPEEPYELVYSDGGVIKILKLKHPNVEVERANGRVIFHFENATGTGLGIWGFLDNGTKVFEKWYPVKGLEEFELPSEVNGTVIRYAYAVGKKIVDRGVFRRE, encoded by the coding sequence ATGCTCAATAGCCTGTTCAAACCAAAGAGGGCGCTACCTCTAGTGATTGGTGTGGCGTTGATCTTGAGGCTGATTCCCTTAAGGTTTAAATACCTCCTCGGTTATGACCCTTATTTTCATCTTGCTTACATCGAGGAAGCGTTAAAAGCCGGAGAATGGTTCAACTTCTTCCCATTTGCCAACGGCCCCTGGGGATTCCAAATAAAGACGTTCCATCCCCTTGGCTTATGGATAACGCCGGCTTATGTTTATAAAATTCTGAAGATTTTTGGTGTTTCCCTCTACAACGCCTTCAGAATAACGCCCGTAATCTTTGGAGTTTTGACGATAGCGTTTTTCTATTGGGCGTTACTTAAGTTCTACGATGAGAAGAGGGCTTTCTTTGCGTCTCTTTTCTTGGCTGTTAGTTACGGGCACATTTTTAGGTCGATGGCAAATTACTATAGAGGGGATAACTACATGCTCTTCTGGTACACCGTGGCTTTGGTGGGTATTGCATATGCTTTTCATACGAGTGAGAGGCTTGGGAACAAAAGACTCGCTTTTTATCTTGTCCCGGCTCTTGCAAGTGGCTTTACGGCTATCTTCTGGCAGGCTTATTATCCGATTTTTGTATTTTTGCTTTTAAACGGGGTTTTTCTCTCCGTTGGTGTGTTTATCCTTGACAAAAAGCAGGAAATTCTGGACTCAGCCCTTTTGATAATTTCAACGGCGTTTGGAGCATTCATTGCGAACTTTCTGGGCTCAAAATTTGGCTATGGTATGCTCGGCTACGATAAGCCTCTTGGAAACAGCATTGCTGAAAGGCTTGGGGTGGAGTTTGGACTCATAAAGGATAGTTATCTGCTGTTCCATATCTATTACCTGACACCTGTAGCCTTGGCGTTGGTGCTTTTATTCTTCTTGCTCTCGCGGTTCATAAAAGACAGAAGAATGCGGATCGCTATAGTGGGAGTTTTAGGGTTCTCTGCTATGGTTTTTGTTCTTGTTAAATTCTCAGGGTTGAGAGAATTTTTTGGAGTTTTTGAAATGTTTGAGGGTGTTCCCATAATGGAAACACGTCCTACAGCCTTTAGCGACATATGGAGAGCTTTTTCAATAAGCTTTTTCTTAATTCCCTTATTTTTCCTTCGCTTTTTTACCCAGAAGCTCAATACAAAAGACTTCTTTTTCTTAGGGCTAATAATCCCCGGTTTATACTTGCTGTTGATATGGGCAAGGTTTGTTTTTATTGGATCATTGGCAGTGGCCTTTATGGTTGGAATTGGGCTGGTAGAGGCTTATGAATTTATAGTACCCAAAATAACCACTAAAACAGCTGGAATTGTTTTGATAATTTTAATATTGCTCCCTGCAGTAAGCGGAGCTTTTGCACTAGACAATGTGTTGAACACAAAGCCTCTTATGAACGAACAGTGGGAGAAAGCTTTGAGGTGGCTTGGTGAGAACTCAAACGAAAACGATGTGATTTTGGCATGGTGGGATTACGGGACGTGGATTACGTACTATGCTAGAAGGTCACCAGTTGCAGAGCTAGCACCCCATGCGGATGTTGCGTTATACTATTTGGGTAAGCTCGATGAGAACTGGGCGATGAGTTTGGGCGTTGATTATGTTGTCGTTTCTTACTATGATTTCCTCAAGTTTGGCGCTGTAGTTGATACTGCGAAAATGAATACTAATTACAATATACGCGAAACCTATGGCCTAGTTGTTCTTCCTATGACCTCTTCCATTGGAACGCTGGTGTTTGAGAGGGGAGGATATAGGGTTATAGCAAAGCCCGGCGAAGAGTGGAATGTCCTAATAAACGCTGATGGAAGGGCAATTACTCCGAGGGGAATTTATGTCGAGTACAAGGGGGAAATCATTAGGCCGAACTTAACATCCTCGAACTCCAACGCTTACCTCTACATCAACCTCAACTACAAGTATGCTGTGCTTATGAATGAGGAAGCTTTTAACACAACCCTTGTGAAGCTCTTCATATGGCCAGAGGAGCCCTATGAGCTTGTCTACTCTGATGGAGGGGTTATAAAGATATTAAAGCTCAAGCATCCCAACGTTGAGGTTGAAAGGGCTAACGGCAGAGTAATCTTCCATTTTGAAAACGCCACGGGGACAGGGCTCGGCATATGGGGTTTCCTTGATAATGGTACAAAGGTTTTTGAGAAGTGGTACCCTGTTAAGGGCTTGGAGGAGTTCGAGCTGCCGAGTGAGGTTAATGGTACTGTTATAAGGTATGCCTACGCTGTGGGTAAGAAGATAGTTGACAGGGGAGTGTTCAGAAGGGAGTAG